TGGACGCTCCGTCACAATAGATCTGGATCAAGAATTCTTATCTCCTCGAAAGAGATCCATCACGAACAAAACCGGTTTCCAGATAAGAATGTAAAACAACAAAAGTCCTCCTTTTACAAAGACGCTCAAGAAATTTAGGATGAATTCTAAACTCCAGCTTGTAAAAGAATCCGTGGCTTCGGGGAATAAAAAGGTGAATCCAAAAAGAAGAATCCCGAGTCCGAGAAGTACAAATTGTAAGACCGCGTTTCCGAGGAGAAAGGACGTAAGACTGGCCAGAGTGAAAAATAGCGCTAAGCGAAGTCCGCGTTTTTTGATTTCGAAGTTCATAAAAAGACTGTGCATTTCCGAGTTTTTTGATCCTTGCACGAAATTGAGTTTCTTTGCCATGTTGAAAACAACCGCGTCTTTCGTCGAGTTTTCCCTAAAAAACTTTACGAGTCGGGTCGTTTGTGACATGCTTTTCCAAAGATGATCCAACAAAAACTCCAAGACCTCGTGGATTCGCTTCCGATCAGTCCGGAGCGAAATTGTTCTTACTATTCGGATCGTCCTAGTCAAATTCAATATCTACCGTTTCATGGAGAGATCGCAAAGGAAGCCCTTCAGTTTTTTTTCGATTCCGGTTTTAGAAGAACGGGAAACATTCTCTATCGAGCGTCTTGCAACGGTTGTAGAGATTGTTTGAGTTATAGAATGCCCTTGGATCTTTTTGTTCCCAGTAGAAACCGCAGAAGACTTTTGAAAATCAATTCCGACTTGAGAATTCGTTTCGCTCAACCGGAACTCACGAGCGAAAAAGAAATTCTCTATCTCCGTTATCAAAGATCCCGTTATGAAAATTTTGTAAGTGGAGAATCCGATCAGGAACTCTTAGAAGGAATGCGTTGGAATCTTTTTGGTTATCCCGAAAATTCTTTAGAGATGACTCTATCGTTGGAGGAAAGGATCGTAGGCTTTATGATTCTGGACGTGGCCTCCGATTCTCTCTCGGCCGTGTATTCGGTGTATGATCCTGATTTTTCGGATCGAAGTCTGGGGAGTTTCGCCATTCTTTGTTCCATTCTCCACGCGCAGAAACTGGGAATGAAGTTCTATCATCTTGGCTATTATCTTCCGGGACATCCCGATATGGATTACAAAAAGTATTGGGCGCCCTCGGAAATTCGGGAACCGGACACAAATCTTTGGATCCAATCGGAAGAGTTTCAAAAAAAGCACCCGGACTTTCCTTGGAGTTAGAATTCCCACTCTAAATCATACTTGTCAGTTCCGTTTCTTCCCGTAAAACGGATGAATATGGCAAAAAAAATCATCGTCGTTGGTGCATCTAGCGGAATCGGAAAAGAACTCTCCATCCTTCTTTTGGAACAAGGACATACGGTGACTCTGGTCGCTCGTCGTGATAAGGAATTAAAATCCATCGCGGCTCCTTTTAACACTTCGAAAGAAACAAAAGCATTTATTATCAAACAGGACGTTACCAATTTCGATCAGGCGGACTCCGCGTTTCAAAAAGCTGTAAAATCCATGAAGGGTCTCGACGAGATCTACTACGCATCCGGAATCATGTATGATATCCAGCCGGAAGAATTCGATACTACAAAAGACATCGAGATGTTAAACACAAATCTTCTCGGCTGTGTCGCTTGGTTGAATCCGGCGGCATTCTATTTTCAAAATCAAAAGAGCGGAAAAATCATCGGAATTTCTTCGATCGCCGGAGATCGCGGAAGAAGAGGGAATCCGGTTTATAATACTTCGAAAGCGGGAATGAATACGTATCTCGAAGCGCTTCGCAATCGTCTCGGAGTATTGGGAATCCAAGTGCTCACCGTGAAACCCGGTTTTATCGATACTGCGATGACACAAGGATTGAAAGGACTCTTCTGGTTGATCTCGGCAAAAGAAGCAGCTTCTATCATTCTCAAAGCGGCCGACGGCGGAAAGGAATGTATCTACGTTCCGGCGCGTTGGGGACTCGTGGGACTAATCATAAGAATGATTCCGTCTTTTATCTTCAAACGTCTTTCTATTTAAGCCTGAATCGATTGAAAGGGTAAACACTATGGCAACTGCATCCAAAGCTTCTGCGAAGAAGAAGACCGCTTCTTCTAAAACTGCAAATGCAAAACCGGCGAAGACAAAGAAGTCTTTCGTTGACATTCATCTTCCGGAGGCGACGAAAGTAGAAGCCTGGGGAATGAATCACCATTCGATTTCTCCGGTCGTCTTCCCGGAAAAAGAAGAGGATTTTAAAAATCTATTTGCTTACGCGGAAGAGAAAAAACTCAAGCTGACCTTTCGCGGAGGCGGGTGCAGTTACGGAGACGCGGCGACCAACACAAAGGGAGTCGTGATCGATATTTCGAAATACAATCGAATCTTAGAATTCAACGCAAAGACAGGAATTCTCAAAGCGGAATCCGGTGTAACGATCAAACAACTCTGGGAATTCGGAATTGAAAAAGGATATTGGCCTCCGGTTGTAAGCGGGACCATGTTTCCGACGTTAGGCGGAGCTCTTTCGATGAACATTCACGGGAAAAATAATTTTGCCGTGGGTCCGATCGGGGATCATATTCAAGAGTTCACCTTTATGACTCCGGATGGAAAGGTTCTTACCTGTTCTAGAAAGAAGAATCAGGATTTATTCTTCGGAGCCATTTCCGGCTTTGGAATGTTAGGCGCTTTTTTGACCGTAACGATTCAGTTAAAACATATCTACGCGGGTAAGATGAAAGTATGGCCCGTGGTCAGTAAAAATCTTCAAGATATGTACGACTATTTCGAAAGGGAATACAAGAATTCGGATTATCTCGTAGGTTGGGTGGACGCCTTTGCATCCGGAAGTTCTCTGGGAAGAGGACAGATTCACAAAGCGGTTCATTTAAAGAAGGGAGAAGACCCAGAGTTCCCCGAAAATTGTAAATTAGAAAATCAGAATCTACCAACCACGTTCCTAGGAATCATTCCTAAGTCATGGATGTGGATCTTTATGCTTCCATTCTCCAATAATTTGGGAATGCGTCTTGTGAACTTTGCCAAGTTCATTTCGGGTTATCTTACAAACAACAAACCTTATATGCAAGGCCACGCGGAATATGCGTTCCTTTTGGATTACGTTCCGAATTGGAAGTTTATGTACAAACCCGGGTCGATGATTCAGTATCAGAGTTTTATTCCGAAGGAAAACGCGGTGGATGCGTTCTCGGAAATTTTGAGAATCTGTCAAAAAAGAGGAATTATCACTTGGCTCGCCGTATTTAAAAAACACAAACCCGATCCGTTTTTACTCACTCACGCGTTGGACGGATATTCGATGGCAATGGACTTTCCCGTAACTTCAGGAAACAAAAAGAAATTATGGGAACTCGCGGGTGAGTTAGACGAAACCGTATTGAAATTCGGTGGTAAGTTTTACTTTGCAAAAGATAGCACCCTTCGACCGGAAATCGTACAGAGGGCCTTTCCAAAAAAGAATTTGGAAGCTTTTCACGCGTTAAAAAAGAAATACGATCCGAAAGGAATCCTCGAAACCGATCTCTATAGAAGAATCATGGGAATCTGGTGAACGGATGAGTCGTGTGAAGGCGTATTTTAGCGAACTAAAACGAAATCAGGATCTCAAAGTATTTCTTTTTATCTTTGCGTTAGGCGCCTTCTTTCGTCTTTTTAGGTTGGATCTTCAGAGTCCCTGGGAAGACGAACTCTTTTCGATTCGAGCTTCCTCCCAATCTTCTCTGGTAAAACTTTGGGATTGGATGAAGAATGATCCGCATCCGCCCTTATATCAGACACTTTTGTTTTTTTGGTTTCAGACTTTTTCTCCGACTGTTTTTTTCGGAAGGTTGCTCAGCGCCATCGCCGGACTCCTGGTCCCTCTTGCATTCTATGTCTTCGCTCCTAAAACTCTGAGCGGAAGAATGAAGGTTTCCGTCGCCGCGTTACTCGCGCTTTCCACCGGGCTTATCTATTATTCGCAGGAGCTCAGATCTTATAGTCTTCTCGTTTTGTTTTGTACGATCCAACTTGCGTTTGTACTTCGATCCGTGTATGAAAATGGAAATCAAAGGAAGATCTATCTAACCGTTTTGGTAATATCTCTTCTTGCTTCTTACACTCATTTTTTCGGGTTTATCTGGTCGGCGTCCGTCTTTCTTGGGTTGTTTGTTTCCAGTTGGATTTTTACAAAGAAATTTCCGAAAGAGGAGTTCCTCTTAGGAATCGTTTTTGCGATTTTGTTTCTTCCAGCCTTGTATCTTCTTTTTAATTCGGATAAGATCGGAATCGCTTCCTGGATTCCGGAAGCTGGTTTTACCGCGTTTGTAGTCTTTTTTGATTTGATCTTTCATTCCGGAATTCTCAAAAAATTCATTCCCGGGATCGTCGCTTCTTTGGCCTTGCTCGTCGGTTTTGCCTCTCTTTACTTTCGCAAGAATCAGGGCGAGACGGAGACTACAAGTTTAGAAACAGAACATAAGAAATCTGTAATTCTTCTTTTTATCACTCTTTTGATCTTTTCGATCGTGATTGGAGTTCTTTCCGCGATTCAACCTTTGATCACCGCGAGAAATCTTTTGGTAACGAGTCCGGCGTTGTATTTTTTAATCGCGACCGGCTTTTCTCTTTTTCCGATCTACAAAGGAAAACGTCTGGAATCGGTCTTGATTCTTATCTCCTTGGTTTCTCTCTATTATTTTACGCGTCATTTTTATAAACCATACAAAGAACAGTGGAGAGAAAGTTCCCACTATATTATTTCCGAAGTAAAAGATCATCCGGAAGAATATACGCTTCTTTGTTCTTCTCATGCCTACAACATGGAATACTTTTTAAAGACGGCTGAGATCACGGGGATCACCCCAAAAATCTACAGCAGAGAAGAAGCCGATCTTTTTATCAAGGATCCGAAAAGAAAGAATCTTGTGATATTGGAAACGTCTTGGAAATACCTGGATTCGCAGGAAGTAGACGCGTTGTCTACAAAGAAGATATATGATCGAAACGATCGATTGTTTTACGGAATGAGAGTGATCGTAATCCGTAAGTAAAAAATTCCGGAATTTTAAACTATGAAGAAAAAAAATATTACCTACGTCATTCCATGTTTGAACGAAGAAAGAACACTTCCTTTGGTTTTAGAGAAGTTAGTAAAACTGAAAAAAGAACTGAAACAATACAACGTCGAAATTCTTGTTTCCGATAACGGAAGCGAAGACAAGTCGATCGCAATTGCAAAAAAGTTCGGCGCAAGGGTTGTGAACTGTAAAGAACGAGGTTACGGCGCGGCTCTCAACTTCGGAATTACGAACGCCACCGGTGAAATCGTAATTTTTGCGGACGCGGACAATACATACGACTTTCTGGAATCTCCGGCTCTTCTTGCGGAGATGGAAAAGGGAGCGGAGTTTGTGATTGGATCGCGTTTGAGCGGGAAAATTCATCAGGGTGCGATGCCGTTTTTGCACCGTTATCTCGGAACCCCGGTGATCAACTGGATTATCAATCTATTATATTCAAAAAAAGGAAATCGTGTCCAAGACGCAAATTCCGGTTTTCGTTGTTTTCTGAAAAAGAAATATCTCGAATGGGAAATCGAAAGTACCGGAATGGAATTCGCCTCCGAAATGCTCGTAAAAGCTCTGAGAAGCGGAGTGAAACTATCGCACGTTCCGATCAGCCTATATCCTGACGTTGCGGGAAGAATCCCTCACTTGAGAACTTGGAGAGACGGGATGAGACATCTTTTACAGATCCTCATCCATTCTCAGCAGTTGTTCTATTATTCGGGTTTGGTTCTTTTTCTTACGGGTTGGGCGATCACGCTCGTCGGATATTCAACTGGAATCATCGCGGTCGGACCGTTTCATATCTTCGGGATTCATTCTCTCACCGTTCTGCTGTTAGTCGCAACTCTGGGGCAAACCGTATGGGCCATCGGACTTTTTCTGGCGGCTAGAAAGACTTCCGAGTTGGGTTTTTATTCTAAGTTAAACAATCTTTCGGAAGATCTTTTGTTTTGGTATTCCGCGAGAATGATTTTGTTCGTCGTTCTCTTGTTCGGTTTTATCGTTTTTCGTTGGTGGAGAAATTCATTTCAAGTTTTGGATCTCGAAAAAGAAATTTTGATGATCAGCTTCTTGAGTGTACAGATTCTAAATCTCATCGGACAAACCATCACCGCGCATCTATTAAAAAGAACATAACTCAAACCCCCATAGGGGGTGAGTTAGCCAAAAGCCTGCGTGCGCGTCGGCTTTTGGTTCTTGACGCAAGTCAAGAAATAGAGCGACGTATCTATTACCAAAACGTTTTCAATCAACGACTAACGAGTGCAAATGAAAGCCCGCGGCTTTATCTTACTTTAACGAATACGTTTTAAGAGTAAAATCCAGAACTTTCTTCTGATCCTTTAACTTGTAAAACCGAGTAGAATCCGGAAAACGAACCGCGATTTTTTCTTTGTATTGTTTCTCGGGTAGGTTTGGATCCTTGGGTGGTTCGAGATCATACTCTAAAACGGAATACGATTCGATCTTTTGATTTTTTAGAATTTCTTCTAAATCCATTGCGTCCTTAGATGTATTCACAGACAGATGGATTGCGGTGAGATAAGAATAACCGATCAAATAATTGGTGAATTGACCTTTGTGAACGATAATCTTTCGTTTTTGAAACTCACTTTGAATTTCGTTGTAAGGCGAGATCGCCCCAAAAAGAATCTTAAATCCTTCTCTTGTAAACTTATAGTTGTAGTATAAACTGCAAGTCGCTATAAGCGCGAGAACGATTCCTGCTTTCGGATACTCAACACTTCTATGATATAGAAATATAAAAATTCCCGCAGAGAGAAAAATAAAACCCGATTCTAAATATCTCAAACCGAAGTGATGAACGCCGGCCGTATAAGGACTTAAAAACGAAATGGAGAAGACGGTTCCGAGTCCTACGATTCCGAGCAACGATTCTCCGGAAAGTGTCTTTTTACGAATCAGATTGGAAAGAATGCCGAGGATGAGAATCGCATACGGCGCGGCTTTTAAAAAACCGGTTTTTGTCTCGTCCCCGAAAAGATAACCTTGAAAGATCGAAATCTGTTTTGAGAGCGAAAACTGACTGACCGCGTCTCCGGAACTTACGAGAAATCGAATTCCCATCGGATGACCAGAATATACAAAATTTAAGAATCCGATGGAAACGAAAGCCACGGTTGCACCTAACGCGGAGAAGATTAGATATTCTCTGAGATTCTTTCTGGTTTCTTTTTGAAAAAAAGAAAGAAAACCGAAAAGAAAGATCGGGAAAGCGGATTCCGTTCTGAGAAAGAAAGCGGTGACTGCTATTAGTCCGGAAATACAGGAGAATATTCTAAAGTTAGAATGTTCCGATGGTTCTTTCGTTTTGATTAGGTCTGCAAAGAGGGATCTGATTACTAAGAGTCCGAAAGTAAGAAGAAGCAAGTTATTCAGTGGAACCTCGGAAAATTCTTCCGAAGAAAGAACAGGAAAACTAAGACCAAACGGAATCAAGGTGCTGATTAAAATGACCCAGGCTTGTTCAATAAATAAAGAGAGAATGAGATCAAAGACGATCATACAAGCGAGCAGACAAAGAAGCGGCAAAAAAGTAATGATCTTAGGGCCTAGGAGATAGGCGGGCAAGCCGTTGACCAAGGCTAAAATCGGCGGATACTGAAAGAGGCAGTTGCCTTTTGAGTTTTCCTTTAGAAAGGCCCATGGATAATCAAACGGAAAAAAACGAAAGTCCGGATCCAAATTTTTTCCGGGATAGGTGCATTCCGATTTCGAAATTGCGCCCAACCCATTTTGAGCAAAGGCTATCGTCTGGTAGTATTTGATTTCAGAGTCGCTCGAAACAAAAGGAAACTGACGATCCAGTTTAGAACGATTGAATATAAGAAATCCAAAAACGAGTAGATAGAGAGAGTATCGAACGTAGCTGTGAGTCAGTCGTTGTAACATCTTAAGATTTTATTCCGTAAAAATGATATGAAATGGATCCGTCTTTTTTGCTTCCCCGAGTTCTTGTCGGATATCCAAATTAGGTTCGTTCTTTTTTAAAAGGTCGGCCTTTTCCTTTCTACAAGCGGAAGAATACGGATTCTGACGGATACATCTTGTGAGTAAGGATTGGGAGAGCGTTTGGTACTCCGGTTTTTTTCTAAGAATCAGGGACGCTAAGACGAGACTTTCTTCCGAACGAATCCATTTTTCGTTCTTGACGATCTCTTCGATCGGATAGGAAACTTTTTTTCGCTTTCCGATCGTATTCTTTTCTTTGTATATTAGAAAATTATCAAGTTCGATTTCGTTCTGGACGGATGCGAGAATCAAGTTTCTCAGTCTTTGTTCCCAGGTGATCTGAAAACAAACCAAACCTAAAATAAACAAACCTACGTAAAAAGAGAATTGAAAAAGGCGTTTTTCCGTCCGTATGGACCGATTTTTAAAGCCGTATTTTATCTGTAACAAAGAAACGCAGAGAACGAGAGGAATGAGAAAATGTTGTTCTCCAAGATTAAAATCAAAGAACTCGTGAAATGCGACAAAGAGAAAAAGGCAGGAGATAAAAATTCCTAAATTTGCAGTTTCTCTCGTTTTAGAACGAAGCATCTTATAAGAAAGATACACGAATTGAAACGCGATTCCAAGAAAGACAACGGATCCTAAAATTCCAAAACTAGTATAGGCTTCGACGTAGAGATTATGAGCTTGCGGATAAGAACGAAAGGAATGCAAGAAAAGATAAAAGTCCTCGTAACCGATCGTTCCTGGATGTATGCCGGGGAGATGTGCCAAAAGGGAATCCGCGTCCGGGCCTAGACCGAAGATGGGCGCATTATGAAAGACGGATTGAAAGTGAAAGGTCCAGAGAGAAAAACGAATCAAGAGGGTTTCCGGATTGAAGTAACGAGTAATCGATTCTCCGGGTATAAAAAAATACGTTCCAAGTCCGAGGATCAATAAACCAAAAACAGTCGGAACGAAAACCTTAGTAAAAGAAACTTTTTTGCCTAAACGCAAAAGAAGAAAATAGATCCCTGCTACGAGAAAAGCCAACATGCTCGCTCTGGAATGATTTAGAAACGTTAGATATATCGCCGCCGCCGCGCCCGGAATGAGAACGGGAGAAAACCAAGGAAACTGGAAAGCGGTGTATAACGTGACAATCGTTGTAAGCGCCGAGATGACCGCAATGGAAGAGACCGGAAAGCCGGCGTAGGTTAAAAGAAGCGGCGGCTCCAAGATTGGAAAGGGCCAGATCGTATGAACGGCGGAAAAAAGATTGATCGTGTTTAAGAGTAGATCGAAGGAAAGGATCAAGAGAAGACCCTTTTTAATCCCTCTGCTCGGGTAAGCTGAAACTAAGAAAAAGATTCCGGTTCCGGAAAGAAGAAGAGAGAGTTGTAGGAATCCTGCCTGTGCTTTGTAAGACAGAAGCGACGAAATCAAAACCAAAAGAAAAAAGACGGTGATGATCCCGTGAAGTTTTTGAAATCGAATTCTTCTCGGAGCCAGATATAAAAAGGAAGCTAACACAAATATCAAAAGAGGAATCGATTTGATGCTCGAAAACAGAGGAGGAGAAGAGGCAAAAGCAACCGTATGAATAAAAAGAAAAATAGGAGGAACGTTTTTTAAAAAAAGAAAAATGGAAAACGAAAAGGCTGCGACATACAGAAGTTTCAAATTCGATTTTTGAGGAAAGTAAACAACAGGTGCGCGGTTGATTCCGTTGACCGTCGAAATCCCGATGAGCAGAAGACAGGCCAAGAAAAAGATCGGATGAATTCGGTTTAATTTTTTCTTCCAAGCGAGCGCGGAACAAAAAAACCAGACAAAGAGAGTGAATACCAAACTGTCTCTAGAAAGAGCTGGATTCGAGGGATCGAAAAAAAACAAAAAGCCGAAACAAAAACAGAGTAGGATGAGAGGTAAAATTTTTAAATTGAGAAACTGGCTCATTTCAGTTTTTGTAAGGTCAATGAAAAGAAGATATATGCAGGCTATCTTCGCTCCCCATTTTTAGCAATCAAGATTCATGGTGATATAAATCATGTCTTTTGCGCAGAATCACAAATTCTTTCGATACCAATTTTGTCTATTTTTATCTTTCGCTTGAGCAAAGTAGTATTCCTCAAATTCTCGATATTTTTCTTTTCGAAGATCGGCAGGAAGAGTTCGATAAGTATCTCTATAACGATCTAAATATTCTTCAAAATTTACAAAAGAGATAGAAGAAATTTTTCCAAGTTCTTTCATCGTTTCCGGAGAATAGTTCAGAATTTGCCAAGTCACTCCGAGGTGGTCGACTTTCAGAGCGTCAAACTCGTTGGTAGGTTTTTGGACGTTCGTGAAGAGAAGAAGTTGAACGTTTCTTTTTTTTAGATAGTCCAATGGAGTCGATTTTTCATGACCGATTCTGCCTCTTTTTTTCGATTTCAGCCGAGCGATTGTTGGATCCGTCAGGCCGGCTTCCGTTTCAATCGCTAAGATCGGATTGAGATAGTATATAAAAATACATTCCGCGCCGGCAAAGGCAACCTTTACTTGGGAAGTTTCAAAGTGTTCTTTCCAGGGTGAAATGAGATCTCGAATTCTCTCGGTAGTTTCTCTTTTGTAGATTTGATTTTCGTCCGCTACGTCGTGTAAGACGGGAAGAGCCGAACCCTTGTAGATGTCCCAACGCAGAAGAATCAAGATCGGAAGAATGTAGGCGCTCGCATTCCAAAATTTTTTCTGGAAAGAAGGTTCTGAAATTTTAGAGAAAAGACCGGATTCTACCCATACAAAGACTAAGGGAAGAATGGGGAGATAGAATCGAGAGAACATAAAATCTCCTCCGATCCAGGTATAGTACGCTCCATACAAAGTTGGAAAGACAAAAAGAAGAATCCATCGAAAGTCCCGAGTTGTCGTCCCATGAAATTGATTTCGAAGCGCTTGAACAAAGAAAAACAGAGAGAAGAACAGGATCGGAATGAGAGCGTAATACATTTTAAGGAATAGGAAAAAATAGACCAACCCTTGAGATAGATAAAAACTTCCGCCCGACTTTGCGTAGAACGTATTGGGTAACAGATTTCCATAATATTCTAATTTCCAAATATAAAAAAAGGCGGGACTGACATAGACGAGCAAAAGAATTAAAATGGATTTTTTTAGAAATCTGTTTTTCCAGGAAGAATTCGGATTCTCTTGTAAAATCATTAAGCCGACGTAAATTCCGGAGAAGGCGTGAAACAAAAGTCCGTCGGGCCGATTGAGACAACCCAAAGCCGAGAAAAGGATTCCGGGTAGCCAATTATAATACGTTATTCTCTTTGCAAAGATCAAATGATAAGAGGCCGCAACGAATAAAAGAGCATGAAGCGATGTTTCAAGTCCTCCCGTGGCAAAAACCCGGTTGTGGTGGAGTAGGACAAAACAAGAAAGCGCAAACGGAAATCGGAATCGAGGAGCGGTCTCTTTTAAATTCCATTTTAATAAATAGATACAAACGCCTAAGAAGGAAATGATTCCAAAAAAATAAGTAACAAGAATCGGATCGATCCTTTCAAAAAGATGCGACGGGCTGAGTAGAAGAGTCCATAAAAAATTTGTATAACCTTCCACTCTTTCGCCTTCGTTGAAGACCAATCCTTTTCCTTCCGCTAGATTTTTCGCATAACGTAACGAAATGAATGCGTCATCCGAAATCCAACGCATTTGATAGGCTGAAAAGAGCCCGAATAAAATCAGCAGAATGCTGAATGTGAAATACAAAATGCGCTTCAAAGTTACATTCCCTTCTTGGATTCGAGTTTGCGGAACCATTCTATAGAATACTCATGTTTTTTTATACGGGCCGGAATTTCCTTGTAGGAATCAGAGTTCCGAAAAACTTGTAACTGAATGATCAGGCCACTTGGCACGCTTCCGAAGACAAAAGTAGAATGGGATCATTGGTTCCAGTCCGGGGAGATCATTCCTTATTTTCAACCGATCCTTTCCGTTGAAAGAGATTCTATCTTCGGATATGAAACGTTGGGAAGGTTCAGGGATCAATCCGGAAATGTACATTCTCTCGGACCGTTTTTTCTGGACGCCGAAACCGGAGTTTTGGATCCGCAAGAAAGAAAAGAAATCTACAATCTCAAAAGGGATGTAGACAGAGATCTTCGAAAGAAGGCGATTCTTCATCTCCTCAAAAATCAACATCTGTTTCCGGACGCAAAACTTTTCTTAAATATTTCTCCAGCTTATATGCGGGATCATATCGAAGAGGAGGCCGCCGATTCTTATACGATCCGTCTTGTAAAAGAACTCGGACTCGATCCTTCCAAGATCGTCATCGAAATCGTCGAAGAACATTTTGACGGAAGTTTAGAAAGTCTTCGACCTCTGATTTCTCGTTACAAAAAAGAAGGTTTCCTCGTTGCGATCGACGACCTCGGTTCTCGTTCTTCCAACTTGGATCGAATCGGAATCTTTCATCCCGACATTTTGAAAGTGGATCTTCAGATGCTTAGGAATTCGGTTACATCCAGAAATTTTCAGGAAATTCTTTTTACCATATCGAGACTTTCGGAATCTCTCGGATGTTCCCTTCTTTTTGAAGGAATCGAAAACGATAAGGAATTGTTTCAATCTCTCACATACAGCGCCCGTTTTTTACAGGGATTCTATTTTGCGGAAGCTCTTCC
This is a stretch of genomic DNA from Leptospira tipperaryensis. It encodes these proteins:
- a CDS encoding EAL domain-containing protein → MIRPLGTLPKTKVEWDHWFQSGEIIPYFQPILSVERDSIFGYETLGRFRDQSGNVHSLGPFFLDAETGVLDPQERKEIYNLKRDVDRDLRKKAILHLLKNQHLFPDAKLFLNISPAYMRDHIEEEAADSYTIRLVKELGLDPSKIVIEIVEEHFDGSLESLRPLISRYKKEGFLVAIDDLGSRSSNLDRIGIFHPDILKVDLQMLRNSVTSRNFQEILFTISRLSESLGCSLLFEGIENDKELFQSLTYSARFLQGFYFAEALPDMIGQEELKLRFSTLHELFFNYKRYQLMKQIKRENELEEKLNLSGITVYEDGDLHGVQIQNPRVLSDFVFRIYVTSLTGSQVSPNYMRIGEVSIDTDDSFIGRNWSWRPYFLEQFYKSMKDTRAEWIISNPYYDISYEILLITYSKRLPDGHVLFVDVQVPEY
- a CDS encoding O-antigen ligase family protein, which produces MSQFLNLKILPLILLCFCFGFLFFFDPSNPALSRDSLVFTLFVWFFCSALAWKKKLNRIHPIFFLACLLLIGISTVNGINRAPVVYFPQKSNLKLLYVAAFSFSIFLFLKNVPPIFLFIHTVAFASSPPLFSSIKSIPLLIFVLASFLYLAPRRIRFQKLHGIITVFFLLVLISSLLSYKAQAGFLQLSLLLSGTGIFFLVSAYPSRGIKKGLLLILSFDLLLNTINLFSAVHTIWPFPILEPPLLLTYAGFPVSSIAVISALTTIVTLYTAFQFPWFSPVLIPGAAAAIYLTFLNHSRASMLAFLVAGIYFLLLRLGKKVSFTKVFVPTVFGLLILGLGTYFFIPGESITRYFNPETLLIRFSLWTFHFQSVFHNAPIFGLGPDADSLLAHLPGIHPGTIGYEDFYLFLHSFRSYPQAHNLYVEAYTSFGILGSVVFLGIAFQFVYLSYKMLRSKTRETANLGIFISCLFLFVAFHEFFDFNLGEQHFLIPLVLCVSLLQIKYGFKNRSIRTEKRLFQFSFYVGLFILGLVCFQITWEQRLRNLILASVQNEIELDNFLIYKEKNTIGKRKKVSYPIEEIVKNEKWIRSEESLVLASLILRKKPEYQTLSQSLLTRCIRQNPYSSACRKEKADLLKKNEPNLDIRQELGEAKKTDPFHIIFTE